One segment of Neodiprion fabricii isolate iyNeoFabr1 chromosome 1, iyNeoFabr1.1, whole genome shotgun sequence DNA contains the following:
- the LOC124174469 gene encoding uncharacterized protein LOC124174469 isoform X2 yields MDVSFTNVLEGARQYFQGLPVPSTAGTTSSTENIATSTSSSYGHGDVTASVSGPTSSSTIAAVSREAPGAQQRVELGSRGPEDRQDASQVGNSYWNPHGPVEPYPPQPTRVEVPDTRPTDGTCVSLEAPAGSLTEMQPASKQAYDHAAAHSSSPSSSSPAQLHQLQPPKACSTPPVYQQLNTVSRTPYSTAADMLPAHSSYQAVERAPPSPAMVAPRTQYYPRYHHPEITKSTPLPMTQSSTYQSANAVPSSGVVQQSVTRSSPAEQSCALPPGPGAQSHVHESRDLRSPALRGHGSGYPNSVQANGAHQQHAAAQGYTVRNAVIPTSNQQQQRHQLQQPGSAASSSAAGNPAAHQVAVHGNNAHTHIPSPHNLPQHIPSPQNPARVNPSPLQHHVVGAGNAAGSTGYCPRVSPHMPPPNSVYHSPSPHEATSYHPPSPHPTNNSSTFQPRSPTYPPPPQAPAQSTPHSYSSSSSQHYQQPSSYPSTAAGYAQPQLSGYHSQLQPKNSTSGYYSQSNRSQPYAVPPVSAPSTANPGGQYGAHGKSIAYNGVQDAGRRNCPEAERPYGVQSYQTPVSVQRTSNTHNLPPIATLSYHYDRNSREALSKAQPMHRQQQRPQSSITKNSSTTGLTPNPARLSDYPVAVNNQHANGNVVTSASSMYSRVGGQPGVYPRYATTMAPSHHGSNATSTTVTSNGAPISNIPTVPTPMSSTIVNPGYPSRSGGRSVNPYPLTPHQPQENYAYKDYPSASTAYPTSTVVSQSVPPPSSPSTLQTNGAPTSNRKRESPLDLSLRTIKTPADSTAQDDPEASCSGDKIVSSSNAASSRNAGRTVLVPPGAAYPVYDGRSFGHSRSPASGVRASTPLQTVRAPKVDFLPNFSSTPLHHPAHESNSLRRSSSHIYAPSPRVNPAAVAPLPNIATFKKAPAAPSSLPYEKNPPYRVGNVARPRYAPVMEPGGNAIRHQEYTSDLSKYHVDRNKMAHVQPSAYGRDRQPATKRTAADPTPYTGLSKQPRVEKWRQSIDQQIEQRLSNALQERQRQEMSLNAPVSNGVNSAVVPAGYDQRRENNSAYNYCDKRNYPEIKGAARGSFAPASPAVYGNQGGTPRVTGHSHIPQSSGHQNLYSAGYRHGQGQHASYRVPASHVPNSGPNAEQPSNAGTDKKRVLSLLRNSLENKQQREEQLSNSQQPILANYNQPSFQNKVVTPVEPKTNIGRHNLSPFTAASLLERNSTTPPHYKFHVPRAVDSIIQEPSHSLYGTRVNSSATIPGKEANSMTRGIENQIHRDKDDGLAAILAARIRTKAELKQVSAGQFGAKPTVASSQEISATPKDIENGASTSTPQSGSSGGSPPKLTREQVASLPPRRRLFSRTDEDLPVAATIPAPAPTPAKASVVPPRASGFRSSSETSVFDFRESDSEGEMPVLERQTLEEMRRDRRQLSKVQPPVPLNNAMCMRMASSSDLVKIELKENDKIIEPDSFWSTTCDKFMEQLRSGDVTTKKRGRRKKGESGSGSATKLETDSALNSDAESAPRLEVKPEDIKQEVPDVPSETVKIKEEVIEVKTENDCLENLEIKTEPDESDIKTEKVEKIVERDSDELPLIQRAARKNSTKIESDGEEEIVGRKKRSRRGSRIKLISSSGSESSSEESEASAEFGHGSSVADRLRARKRSSANAETEGMKLRSRDTTPHKAPKDKEGKSSPAKGSVSQKGKPKPLFGDGSDFRPGWEDEVYVYKKSLRMPTRLITVSKPSRFHRLSTSLPDLDPGSPALSVSMESTDNERIRISDSDLESNCSFSLAGLESKIDDEEATSSTTMSCPTKSTRQTRLENNSIIDLLAQKVGTSKKEQKRRAKEKLIKCPKILPKGRNEPELLATPSLAPLLSNDLATTQKTKGKTPVKSNKSPKPIKVTNSCLLGYFRKQTVNNFRDAFKNNHTLPNEFSTFVLKSRTRTETRVLKKQATIRAVFGEDRPASAPPMQNHGDTSQDDDDSQNETQESKPGKSRTLKQKVVSRLKSAGILRSNKALMNSKLHLLNPKKRNNLLKSLAKKKFQHIKKEKIQKEDETKQELDETSEMQETESNGPEVEPENADEIGVPSKKRLKLRTGRRKFRSGFDYMRKKKKPLKKDDVTSKDRKRQTVPRPSPESVADIQTEIRTWVIKKGVGETILHRAARLGYTDVAAYCLEKLNNPPSPKDNAGYTPLHEACSKGHLEIAKLLLAYGANVSESANGGIRPLHEAAENGATELVRLLLSYGADPLLATYAGQTPLMLASDTDAYLILEQHLDDVQGRPAAPWSFAGPSSIFESNWFTDLEPTGYSPLSEPPMDIPEPELEDIEMEVSDVNLPVLYSLANDPDKWVLLQDLTAVLRVKSRDALLRQVNPKAPAGPPAVAHRDVMRELKLPDFLEQSRCCHLLSGGERINVRASKVTLIKYNDKVKSLLNVERVVISSR; encoded by the exons ATGGATGTGAGCTTCACTAACGTGTTGGAGGGGGCTCGCCAGTACTTCCAGGGACTTCCCGTACCTAGTACAGCAGGCACGACATCGTCGACGGAGAACATCGCAACATCGACCTCCTCTTCGTACGGTCATGGCGATGTCACGGCCTCGGTTTCCGGGCCGACCTCATCCAGCACCATCGCGGCTGTTTCGCGCGAGGCCCCCGGGGCCCAGCAGCGGGTCGAACTCGGTTCGCGGGGGCCTGAGGACAGGCAGGACGCGAGCCAGGTGGGCAACTCTTACTGGAACCCACACGGACCCGTCGAACCTTACCCGCCGCAGCCGACCCGCGTCGAGGTTCCCGACACCAGGCCGACGGACGGAACGTGCGTCAGTCTCGAGGCCCCCGCCGGGTCCCTAACCGAGATGCAGCCAGCCAGCAAGCAGGCCTACGATCACGCCGCCGCGcactcctcctccccctcctcctcatcACCGGCCCAGCTGCACCAGTTACAACCTCCGAAGGCCTGCTCAACGCCGCCCGTTTATCAGCAGCTCAACACCGTATCTAGAACGCCGTACTCGACGGCCGCCGATATGCTGCCGGCGCATTCGTCCTATCAGGCCGTCGAACGGGCCCCTCCGAGTCCAGCGATGGTGGCGCCGAGGACGCAGTACTACCCGCGATATCATCACCCCGAAATCACGAAGAGCACGCCACTGCCGATGACCCAGAGCTCGACTTACCAGTCTGCCAACGCGGTTCCGAGCTCCGGTGTCGTCCAGCAGTCCGTGACCCGTTCGAGTCCGGCCGAGCAGAGTTGCGCCTTACCACCGGGACCCGGAGCCCAAAGTCACGTTCACGAATCCCGGGATCTTCGGAGTCCGGCACTGCGGGGCCACGGCTCGGGCTATCCGAATTCGGTGCAGGCGAACGGCGCTCACCAGCAGCACGCCGCCGCGCAGGGTTACACCGTGCGAAACGCGGTTATTCCTACCTCaaatcagcagcagcagcggcatcAGCTGCAGCAGCCAGGTTCCGCGGCCTCGTCGTCTGCCGCTGGTAATCCGGCGGCTCATCAGGTCGCCGTTCACGGAAACAATGCTCATACGCACATTCCTTCGCCCCATAACCTTCCGCAGCACATTCCGTCACCCCAGAATCCCGCCCGAGTCAATCCCTCGCCCCTTCAGCATCACGTTGTTGGCGCCGGTAACGCCGCCGGTTCCACCGGCTATTGTCCCCGGGTGTCTCCCCACATGCCACCCCCGAACTCGGTCTACCACTCGCCCTCGCCTCACGAGGCAACTTCCTACCACCCCCCTTCGCCCCACCCTACTAATAACTCCAGTACCTTTCAGCCTCGGTCACCGACCTATCCCCCGCCTCCCCAAGCCCCCGCACAGTCTACTCCGCACTCGTACTCGTCATCGAGCTCCCAGCACTATCAGCAGCCGAGTTCTTATCCGTCGACAGCTGCCGGCTACGCTCAGCCACAGTTGTCCGGCTACCATTCCCAGCTCCAGCCGAAGAACTCAACCTCCGGTTACTACTCGCAGAGCAATCGGTCTCAGCCCTACGCGGTTCCTCCGGTTTCAGCGCCTTCGACGGCCAACCCCGGCGGCCAGTACGGTGCTCATGGCAAGTCGATCGCCTACAACGGAGTCCAAGATGCTGGAAGAAGGAATTGCCCGGAGGCTGAACGGCCGTACGGGGTTCAGTCCTACCAGACACCGGTATCGGTTCAGCGGACCTCGAATACTCACAATCTCCCACCGATCGCCACCCTGTCCTATCATTACGACAGAAACTCGCGTGAAGCCTTGTCCAAGGCCCAACCGATGCACAGGCAGCAACAGCGACCCCAGTCTTCGATTACGAAGAATTCCTCGACGACCGGTTTAACGCCGAATCCGGCGAGGTTGTCCGACTATCCGGTCGCCGTGAACAACCAGCATGCCAACGGGAACGTCGTCACCTCGGCAAGTTCCATGTACAGCAGGGTCGGTGGACAGCCCGGGGTCTATCCGAGGTACGCCACAACCATGGCGCCCAGTCATCACGGCAGCAACGCGACCAGCACCACCGTGACGTCGAACGGTGCGCCAATTTCCAACATACCGACCGTCCCGACGCCGATGTCGTCGACCATCGTCAATCCTGGCTACCCGAGCCGGTCTGGGGGTCGGTCTGTCAATCCGTATCCCTTGACGCCGCACCAACCTCAGGAGAATTACGCCTACAAGGATTACCCGAGCGCGTCGACAGCCTACCCAACGTCCACAGTCGTCAGCCAGTCCGTCCCTCCCCCTTCGAGTCCCAGCACGCTTCAGACCAACGGGGCGCCGACGTCGAACAGAAAACGAGAGTCGCCGTTGGATCTCTCGCTCAGAACGATCAAGACCCCCGCGGACTCCACGGCCCAGGATGACCCGGAGGCCTCCTGCAGCGGGGACAAAATCGTCAGCAGCTCCAACGCCGCTTCGTCGAGAAACGCCGGGAGGACCGTACTCGTGCCTCCGGGTGCCGCGTATCCGGTATACGACGGGCGGAGCTTCGGACATTCCCGAAGCCCTGCTTCCGGGGTCAGGGCTTCCACTCCTCTGCAAACTGTCCGCGCGCCGAAAGTCGATTTCTTACCGAACTTCAGCTCGACGCCCCTCCACCACCCGGCGCATGAGAGCAACTCGCTTCGCAGGAGCAGCTCACATATATACGCGCCATCGCCGCGTGTTAATCCAGCGGCGGTTGCCCCTCTGCCCAATATAGCGACCTTCAAGAAAGCTCCCGCTGCCCCGTCCTCGTTGCCGTACGAAAAGAACCCACCCTATCGCGTCGGGAACGTGGCACGCCCCAGGTACGCTCCGGTGATGGAACCCGGCGGTAACGCGATACGTCACCAGGAGTATACGTCCGATCTCAGCAAGTACCATGTCGACAGGAACAAGATGGCTCATGTTCAGCCGTCAGCATACGGCAGGGACAGACAGCCGGCAACCAAGAGGACCGCGGCCGATCCGACGCCCTATACCGGGCTCAGCAAACAACCGCGTGTTGAAAAGTGGCGGCAGTCGATAGACCAACAAATAGAGCAAAGACTGTCCAATGCGCTTCAAGAACGCCAGCGTCAGGAGATGAGCTTGAACGCACCCGTTTCCAATGGCGTCAATTCCGCCGTCGTGCCCGCCGGCTACGATCAACGCCGCGAAAACAACAGTGCGTATAATTACTGTGATAAAAGGAATTATCCGGAAATCAAGGGTGCTGCCAGGGGCTCCTTTGCTCCAGCCTCACCCGCCGTCTACGGAAATCAGGGTGGAACCCCAAGAGTCACTGGACACTCACATATCCCTCAGTCCTCGGGGCACCAGAATTTGTATTCCGCGGGATACCGACACGGTCAGGGACAGCATGCAAGCTACCGAGTACCTGCTTCTCATGTTCCTAATTCTGGACCGAACGCGGAACAGCCCAGCAACGCGGGGACCGACAAGAAACGGGTACTCAGCCTCCTCAGGAACAGTTTGGAAAATAAACAACAGCGGGAGGAGCAGCTCAGCAACAGCCAGCAACCAATACTCGCCAATTACAATCAGCCAAGCTTTCAGAATAAG GTCGTCACACCAGTCGAGCCCAAAACCAACATTGGAAGACATAATCTCTCCCCCTTCACCGCTGCTAGTCTTCTCGAAAGGAACAGCACCACTCCACCTCACTACAAATTTCACGTGCCAAGGGCGGTCGACTCGATTATCCAGGAACCCTCTCACAGTCTGTACGGCACCAGGGTTAACTCATCCGCCACTATACCTGGCAAAGAGGCCAACTCGATGACGAGAGGTATCGAAAACCAGATTCATCGTGACAAGGACGATGGATTAGCGGCTATATTGGCAGCCCGAATACGAACTAAAGCTGAATTGAAACAG GTGTCAGCCGGCCAGTTTGGCGCTAAACCGACGGTGGCGTCATCCCAGGAGATCTCGGCAACACCGAAAG ACATTGAAAATGGAGCTTCCACATCAACGCCCCAGTCCGGTTCTTCTGGGGGAAGCCCTCCCAAGCTCACTCGCGAACAGGTGGCTAGTCTTCCGCCCCGAAGGCGGTTGTTCTCAAGGACCGACGAGGATTTACCTGTTGCGGCAACTATTCCAGCTCCGGCGCCAACCCCAGCCAAAGCTTCGGTCGTACCGCCGAGAGCTAGCGGATTCCGAAGCTCATCAGAAACCTCGGTGTTTGACTTCAGAGAGAGTGACTCCGAGGGTGAAATGCCGGTTTTGGAGAGACAGACGCTGGAAGAAATGCGAAGGGACAGAAGGCAACTGTCGAAGGTCCAGCCACCCGTACCGCTCAACAACGCGATGTGCATGAGAATGGCTTCGTCGTCTGACTTAGTGAAGATAGAACTCAAG gAAAATGACAAAATCATCGAACCAGACTCGTTCTGGTCGACAACCTGTGATAAGTTTATGGAACAGCTACGAAGTGGCGATGTCACAACGAAAAAACGTGGCAGACGGAAGAAGGGAGAGTCCGGTTCGGGTTCGGCGACAAAGCTAGAAACTGATTCCGCGTTAAATTCGGACGCGGAATCGGCGCCTAGGCTCGAAGTGAAGCCTGAAGACATTAAGCAAGAGGTACCAGATGTGCCAAGCGAAACTGTGAAGATCAAAGAGGAGGTGATCGAGGTGAAAACCGAGAACGACTGCCtcgaaaatttggaaatcaaGACTGAACCCGACGAATCAGATATTAAAACGGagaaggttgaaaaaatcgtgGAACGAGATTCGGACGAGTTGCCACTAATTCAAAGAGCGGCGCGAAAGAATTCTACGAAGATCGAGAGTGACGGGGAAGAAGAGATCGTCGGAAGGAAGAAGAGATCTCGTCGTGGTAGTAGGATAAAACTTATCTCATCTAGCGGCAGCGAAAGCTCGAGCGAAGAGAGTGAAGCAAGCGCTGAATTCGGCCATGGTTCTTCGGTAGCTGATAGATTACGTGCCAGAAAACGCTCGAGTGCGAATGCGGAAACTGAAGGTATGAAGTTGCGCTCGCGAGATACGACGCCGCACAAGGCCCCAAAGGATAAGGAGGGAAAGTCGTCACCGGCAAAGGGCAGTGTGTCGCAAAAAGGTAAACCGAAACCATTGTTCGGCGATGGAAGCGACTTCAGACCGGGTTGGGAGGATGAGGTTTAcgtttataaaaaatcgcTAAGAATGCCAACCAGGTTAATAACCGTTTCGAAGCCATCCAGGTTTCATAGGTTGTCAACTTCACTTCCGGATCTCGATCCGGGATCACCGGCACTCTCTGTATCGATGGAAAGCACCGATAACGAACGAATAAGAATATCAGACAGCGACTTGGAGTCAAACTGTAGTTTCAGTCTTGCTGGACTGGAGAGCAAAATCGACGATGAAGAAGCAACTTCCTCAACGACAATGTCGTGTCCAACGAAATCGACCCGACAGACTCgattggaaaataattccatCATCGACCTTCTCGCCCAGAAAGTTGGTACTAGTAAAAAAGAGCAGAAACGAAGGGCCAAGGAAAAGTTGATCAAATGCCCTAAGATTCTTCCAAAAGGTAGGAACGAGCCAGAGCTGCTTGCCACGCCGAGTTTGGCGCCTCTTTTATCGAACGACCTAGCAACGACGCAAAAGACGAAAGGCAAGACCCCTGTCAAAAGTAACAAGTCACCGAAACCAATAAAAGTGACGAACTCCTGTCTTTTGGGATACTTTCGTAAACAGACTGTTAATAACTTTAGAGATGCTTTTAAGAATAATCACACTCTGCccaatgaattttcgacgttcgTTTTGAAGAGCCGAACGAGAACAGAGACTCGGGTTTTGAAGAAACAGGCAACGATTAGAGCAGTCTTCGGGGAGGATAGACCAGCGTCTGCGCCGCCGATGCAAAATCACGGAGACACTTCGCAAGACGATGACGATTCGCAAAATGAAACGCAAGAATCCAAGCCAGGAAAGTCACGAACGCTGAAGCAAAAAGTCGTGTCTCGtcttaaaagtgctggaatattGAGGAGTAACAAAGCACTAATGAATTCCAAGCTACATCTATTAAATCCTAAGAAACGTAACAACCTATTGAAATCTTTGGCTAAAAAGAAGTTCCAGCATATAAAGAAGGAGAAAATCCAGAAAGAAGATGAAACGAAACAAGAGTTGGACGAGACAAGTGAAATGCAGGAAACCGAGAGCAACGGACCCGAAGTCGAACCGGAGAATGCCGACGAAATTGGGGTACCGAGTAAAAAGAGGCTGAAATTACGTACTGGCCGACGAAAATTTCGTTCTGGATTTGATTACatgcgaaagaaaaagaaaccattGAAAAAAGACGACGTTACATCCAAGGATAGGAAACGA cAAACTGTGCCTCGTCCAAGTCCCGAATCCGTCGCTGATATACAAACGGAAATTAGAACATGGGTCATCAAGAAAGGCGTGGGTGAAACCATCCTTCATCGGGCTGCAAGGCTTGGATATACG GATGTTGCAGCATATTGCTTGGAAAAGTTGAACAATCCACCAAGCCCTAAGGATAATGCAGGATACACACCCCTCCATGAGGCATGTTCGAAAGGACATCTAGAAATTGCTAAACTTCTACTTGCCTATGGGGCAAATGTTAGCGAAAGCGCCAATGGGGGGATAAG ACCACTACACGAAGCTGCAGAGAATGGGGCAACCGAACTTGTCAGATTGCTGCTTTCATACGGTGCTGATCCGTTGTTGGCTACCTATGCTGGCCAGACTCCCTTGATGCTGGCCTCGGACACAGACGCATATTTGATCCTCGAACAACATCTAGACGACGTACAAGGACGTCCTGCTGCTCCATGGAGTTTCGCAGGTCCGTCATCAATTTTTG AATCTAATTGGTTTACAGATCTTGAGCCGACAGGCTACAGTCCATTAAGCGAACCTCCCATGGATATTCCAGAGCCCGAACTTGAAGATATCGAAATGGAAGTGAGCGACGTTAACTTACCAGTGCTGTATTCCCTTGCCAACGACCCCGACAAATGGGTACTTCTGCAAGACTTGACAGCAGTGTTACGTGTGAAGAGTAGGGATGCTCTGCTTCGCCAAGTTAATCCAAAGGCTCCTGCCGGACCGCCGGCGGTAGCTCACCGTGACGTTATGCGAGAATTAAAGCTTCCAGATTTTCTAGAACAGTCTCGATGTTGTCATCTGTTGAGTGGCGGCGAGAGAATAAACGTGCGCGCCTCCAAAGTAACGCTTATTAAGTACAATGATAAAGTGAAGTCACTTCTTAACGTTGAACGAGTCGTGATTAGCTCAAGGTGA